Proteins encoded in a region of the Pelmatolapia mariae isolate MD_Pm_ZW linkage group LG16_19, Pm_UMD_F_2, whole genome shotgun sequence genome:
- the LOC134644484 gene encoding C-type lectin domain family 10 member A-like, translated as MEDIYVNVDHVKPNNPIPSTKCRDPRSCKRSFHSGVLLSLTLLSVSLVVALIILGVYYLDTLRDSAANLSEMSNKLASMTEDRDLLHANLTENARELERLQNLTRPNQDTLRDSAANLSEMSNKLASMTEDRDLLHANLTENARELERLQNLTRLNHNTLRDSAANLSEMSNKLASMTEERDLLQADLTEKTKEFERLQSWFNQKKTCPVGWSNFSHSCYLLSKSSASWDAARKDCRNRGADLVVIDCGKEQTFLSAITNEHTWIGLNDKEQEGTWKWVDGTPVIFTYWSEHQPDDGGGKEDCAHFRNDEKKSWNDIPCSTSLKWICEKAPNNFMVF; from the exons ATGGAGGACATTTATGTCAACGTTGACCATGTCAAACCTAATAACCCAATACCTTCAACAAAATGCCGAG atcCAAGGAGCTGTAAGAGGAGTTTCCATTCAGGTGTTCTTCTCTCTCTGACTCTGCTGAGCGTTTCCCTGGTTGTTGCACTCATCATTCTTGGGGTCTACT ATCTGGACACATTACGAGATTCAGCTGCAAATCTCTCTGAGATGAGTAACAAACTTGCCTCCATGACTGAGGACAGAGACCTGCTACATGCCAACCTCACTGAAAATGCCAGAGAGCTGGAGAGGCTTCAGAATTTGACCAGACCGA ATCAGGACACATTACGAGATTCAGCTGCAAATCTCTCTGAGATGAGTAACAAACTTGCCTCCATGACTGAGGACAGAGACCTGCTACATGCCAACCTCACTGAAAATGCCAGAGAGCTGGAGAGGCTTCAGAATTTGACCAGACTAA ATCATAACACATTACGAGATTCAGCTGCAAATCTCTCTGAGATGAGTAACAAACTTGCCTCCATGACTGAGGAGAGAGACCTGCTGCAAGCCGATCTCACTGAAAAGACCAAAGAGTTCGAGAGGCTGCAGAGTTGGTTCAACCAGA AAAAAACATGTCCTGTAGGATGGAGTAATTTCAGCCATAGCTGCTATCTCCTCTCTAAAAGCTCTGCTTCCTGGGATGCAGCCAGAAAGGACTGCAGAAACAGAGGAGCAGATCTGGTGGTTATTGACTGTGGTAAAGAACAG ACCTTCCTCTCTGCGATCACCAATGAACACACTTGGATTGGTTTAAATGACAAAGAACAGGAGGGAACATGGAAATGGGTAGATGGGACTCCAGTGATTTTCAC GTACTGGTCAGAACATCAAcctgatgatggtggtggaaaAGAAGACTGTGCTCATTTCAGAAATGATGAGAAAAAGTCCTGGAATGATATTCCATGTTCAACTTCTCTTAAGTGGATCTGTGAAAAAGCACCAAACAACTTTatggttttttaa